The proteins below are encoded in one region of Halorhodospira halochloris:
- the pyk gene encoding pyruvate kinase produces MAKPRRTKILATLGPATDQPGALQRLLAAGVDVVRINLSHGDVEDHRRRVSEVREWSTAHQRRVGVLVDLQGPKIRIEGFRDGPVQLREGDGFTLDAQMGAEAGSKEAVGIAYSGLPDDVVPGDELLLDDGRLVLRVDEVAGSAVKTTVVHGGELSARKGINRRGGGLSAPALTDKDRRDIATAADLGVEFLAVSFPRSAADIEEARQLMIDAGGRGAGIVAKIERAEAITAADEIIEAADAIMVARGDLGVEIGDAALPEVQKRLIQNARQSNRAVITATQMMESMIENPIPTRAEVFDVANAVLDGTDAVMLSAETAAGRYPDRAVGAMDRVCREAEKNRTVTVSHHRLDEVFCRVDETIAMAAMYAANHFAIKALIVITESGSTAVWMSRISSGLPIYVLTRHPQTRGRVTLYRGVYPLEIDPEQEDLDALKSRLLERLSRQGLLTQGDHVVVTHGDSIGSSGGTNTLRIICVDDYLNDTSISKS; encoded by the coding sequence ATGGCCAAGCCCCGGCGTACCAAGATACTCGCTACCCTCGGGCCGGCGACCGACCAGCCCGGGGCACTGCAGAGGCTGCTGGCCGCTGGCGTTGATGTGGTGCGCATCAACCTTTCTCATGGGGATGTAGAGGATCACCGTCGCCGCGTTAGCGAAGTTCGGGAGTGGTCTACAGCACATCAGCGCCGGGTGGGGGTACTGGTCGATCTCCAGGGGCCGAAGATTCGCATTGAGGGCTTCCGCGATGGCCCAGTACAGTTGCGCGAAGGCGATGGTTTTACCCTCGATGCACAAATGGGGGCCGAGGCAGGGAGTAAGGAGGCGGTAGGCATTGCTTATTCCGGACTGCCCGATGACGTGGTGCCCGGCGATGAGCTTTTGCTTGACGATGGCCGTCTAGTGCTAAGGGTTGATGAGGTGGCAGGCAGTGCGGTGAAGACGACCGTGGTGCATGGCGGTGAACTTTCGGCGCGCAAGGGCATCAATCGCCGTGGTGGTGGCCTTTCAGCGCCTGCGTTGACCGACAAGGATCGCCGGGATATTGCCACAGCTGCAGATCTCGGTGTGGAGTTCTTGGCGGTTTCCTTTCCGCGAAGTGCTGCTGACATTGAGGAAGCTCGGCAGCTTATGATTGACGCGGGGGGGCGCGGTGCCGGGATTGTCGCTAAGATCGAGCGGGCCGAAGCGATTACCGCTGCGGACGAGATCATTGAAGCGGCCGATGCGATTATGGTGGCCCGAGGCGATCTCGGCGTTGAGATCGGTGATGCAGCGTTGCCCGAGGTGCAGAAACGGCTCATCCAGAATGCCCGGCAGAGTAATCGGGCGGTGATAACAGCAACACAGATGATGGAGTCGATGATTGAGAATCCGATTCCGACCCGGGCCGAGGTCTTTGATGTTGCTAATGCCGTGCTTGATGGCACCGACGCCGTGATGCTCTCTGCCGAGACCGCGGCCGGCCGCTACCCGGATCGGGCGGTGGGGGCTATGGATCGTGTCTGTCGTGAGGCGGAGAAGAACCGCACGGTGACGGTATCACACCACCGTCTGGATGAGGTTTTTTGTCGGGTCGATGAAACCATCGCTATGGCAGCGATGTATGCTGCCAATCACTTTGCTATCAAGGCCCTCATCGTGATTACTGAATCGGGGTCAACCGCAGTATGGATGTCACGAATCAGCTCCGGTTTGCCAATTTATGTCCTAACCAGACATCCGCAAACCCGTGGCCGCGTCACGCTCTATCGCGGCGTCTATCCCCTAGAGATCGATCCTGAGCAAGAAGACCTGGATGCGCTTAAGAGTCGTCTGCTCGAGCGCTTGTCCAGGCAGGGATTACTGACCCAAGGCGATCATGTCGTAGTTACCCACGGTGACAGCATAGGCTCATCGGGTGGGACAAATACGCTGCGGATTATATGTGTTGATGACTATCTCAATGACACATCCATCTCGAAAAGTTAA